From Coccinella septempunctata chromosome 4, icCocSept1.1, whole genome shotgun sequence, a single genomic window includes:
- the LOC123311750 gene encoding vegetative cell wall protein gp1-like: MTKVIRQTLLLPQQAHHLLPAPFQAPAPPQPPALPAPQAPAPPHAPAPAPAPAPAPAPPHPPTPAAPAPPHPPAPAAPPTPPAPAPPHPPAPAPPAPPHPPAPPTPPAPPAPPQAPFTPPHAP; this comes from the coding sequence ATGACAAAAGTCATAAGACAAACATTACTGCTCCCTCAGCAGGCTCACCATCTTCTTCCAGCACCATTCCAAGCTCCAGCTCCTCCCCAACCTCCGGCATTGCCTGCACCCCAAGCTCCAGCACCTCCCCATGCTCCTGCTCCAGCTCCAGCTCCAGCTCCTGCACCAGCTCCACCCCATCCTCCAACTCCAGCAGCACCAGCTCCACCCCATCCCCCAGCTCCAGCAGCACCACCTACTCCACCAGCACCAGCTCCACCCCATCCCCCAGCACCAGCACCACCAGCTCCACCCCATCCCCCTGCGCCTCCTACGCCTCCTGCACCTCCTGCACCACCCCAAGCACCATTTACACCACCCCATGCTCCTTGA